From the genome of Synchiropus splendidus isolate RoL2022-P1 chromosome 17, RoL_Sspl_1.0, whole genome shotgun sequence, one region includes:
- the gdpd5a gene encoding glycerophosphodiester phosphodiesterase domain-containing protein 5 isoform X1 has protein sequence MVKHQPLQVYEKQVFVSLVTGIYGCRWKRYQRSQEDSSRWECTWFLLLCSSFLLLLFWAYFWLVAQNDFNEFNWSVYNRSGEWKDETIPLLASTTVGFSYITFLTILALFHVSLGQQLNLYWVHKIGVLATLVTTISGVVSVDDLWGDEWDILLVSLQSTAPFLHIGALATVTAISWLVAGYVVRRERSSFQMIILLIYILLLVALYLAPLTFTCPCIMDCHTLKPRPDVIGRRGAPMLAPENTMVSFNRALQHGASSLEADVALSVEGVPFLMRDSTLRRTTDVSKVFPSRQYEDASFFNWTELRSLNAGQWFLTSDPYWTVETLTARDRNRIRNQTVCSLVELLRLAARANSSVLLNIRKPPPQHPRSRNWFMDTMWAVQKAGISQKRVRTVTWTPDTDRGRVRGFQQASHEKLSMAEIRQRGITSLTLHYSKASHKEIQEYLANNISVNVYPVNEPWLYSLLWCSGVPSVSSDAPQVLRKVPYPIWLMSQSAYNFIWITSDLVSLAIIFVIFGFQNYHMIRWRMSGMQNYNPEQIMLSAVNHRAGRNVNVMKEKLIFTDLNNGLSSTEELALHPENGHATYSRGGLSR, from the exons ATGGTGAAACACCAACCCTTGCAGGTCTATGAGAAGCAGGTCTTTGTGTCCTTGGTCACCGGCATCTATGGTTGCCGTTGGAAACGCTACCAGCGTTCCCAAGAAGACAGCTCCAGG TGGGAGTGCACATGGTTCCTCCTCTTGTGCAGCTCATTCCTCCTGCTTCTCTTTTGGGCCTATTTCTGGTTGGTGGCTCAGAATGATTTCAACGAGTTCAACTG GTCTGTGTACAACCGCTCCGGGGAGTGGAAGGACGAGACCATCCCCCTGCTGGCCTCCACCACAGTGGGCTTCAGCTACATCACATTCTTGACG ATCTTAGCACTTTTCCATGTGTCGCTGGGCCAGCAGCTGAACCTCTACTGGGTTCACAAG ATCGGAGTGTTGGCCACGCTGGTCACCACCATCTCTGGAGTTGTCTCTGTGGACGACTTGTGGGGGGACGAGTGGGATATTCTGCTGGTGTCACTCCAG TCCACAGCACCTTTTCTCCACATTGGAGCTCTGGCAACAGTCACGGCCATCAGCTGGCTGGTAGCTGGGTATGTGGTCCGGAGGGAGAGATCAA GTTTTCAGATGATCATATTGCTCATCTACATCCTGCTCCTCGTGGCTCTGTACTTGGCCCCGCTCACTTTCACCTGCCCCTGCATCATGGACTGCCACACCCTCAAACCACGACCTGATGTCATCGGCCGAAGAGGAGCACCCATG CTGGCTCCTGAAAACACCATGGTGTCCTTTAACCGAGCGCTGCAGCACGGCGCCAGCTCCCTGGAGGCCGACGTGGCTCTCAG TGTGGAGGGGGTGCCCTTCCTCATGAGAGACAGCACCCTGAGACGGACCACCGATGTCAGCAAGGTCTTCCCGTCCAGACAGTATGAAGATGCCTCATTTTTCAACTGGACCGAGCTGCGCTCGCTGAACGCCGGCCAGTGGTTTCTGACG AGTGACCCCTACTGGACAGTGGAAACGCTGACAGCGAGGGATCGCAACAGGATCCGGAACCAGACCGTGTGCAGCCTGGTGGAGCTCCTGCGTCTGGCCGCCCGAGCCAACAGCTCGGTGCTGCTCAACATCCGCAAGCCTCCGCCGCAGCACCCCAGGTCCCGCAACTGGTTCATGGACACCATGTGGGCCGTGCAGAAGGCCGGTATTTCCCAGAAGAGGGTGAGGACT GTGACGTGGACCCCCGACACAGACAGGGGGAGGGTACGAGGCTTTCAGCAGGCCTCGCACGAGAAGCTGTCGATGGCTGAGATACGGCAGCGAGGAATAACAAGCCTGACTCTTCATTACAGCAAAGCCAGCCACAAAGAGATACA GGAATATCTGGCCAATAACATTAGCGTGAACGTCTACCCAGTGAACGAGCCCTGGCTCTACTCGCTGCTGTGGTGTAGCGGGGTGCCTTCCGTCTCCTCCGATGCCCCCCAAGTCCTCCGAAAGGTGCCTTACCCCATCTGGCTGATG AGTCAGAGTGCTTACAACTTCATCTGGATCACCTCGGATCTGGTCTCCCTCGCCATCATCTTCGTGATCTTCGGTTTTCAGAA CTATCATATGATCAG GTGGAGGATGAGCGGCATGCAAAACTACAACCCAGAGCAGATCATGTTGAGCGCCGTAAACCACCGGGCCGGTCGGAACGTCAACGTCATGAAGGAGAAGCTCATTTTCACAG ATCTGAACAATGGGCTGAGCAGCACAGAAGAGCTGGCTTTGCATCCGGAAAACGGCCACGCCACTTATTCCCGTGGAGGTCTGAGTCGATGA
- the gdpd5a gene encoding glycerophosphodiester phosphodiesterase domain-containing protein 5 isoform X3 → MVKHQPLQVYEKQVFVSLVTGIYGCRWKRYQRSQEDSSRWECTWFLLLCSSFLLLLFWAYFWLVAQNDFNEFNWSVYNRSGEWKDETIPLLASTTVGFSYITFLTILALFHVSLGQQLNLYWVHKIGVLATLVTTISGVVSVDDLWGDEWDILLVSLQSTAPFLHIGALATVTAISWLVAGYVVRRERSSFQMIILLIYILLLVALYLAPLTFTCPCIMDCHTLKPRPDVIGRRGAPMLAPENTMVSFNRALQHGASSLEADVALSVEGVPFLMRDSTLRRTTDVSKVFPSRQYEDASFFNWTELRSLNAGQWFLTSDPYWTVETLTARDRNRIRNQTVCSLVELLRLAARANSSVLLNIRKPPPQHPRSRNWFMDTMWAVQKAGISQKRVRTVTWTPDTDRGRVRGFQQASHEKLSMAEIRQRGITSLTLHYSKASHKEIQEYLANNISVNVYPVNEPWLYSLLWCSGVPSVSSDAPQVLRKVPYPIWLMSQSAYNFIWITSDLVSLAIIFVIFGFQKWRMSGMQNYNPEQIMLSAVNHRAGRNVNVMKEKLIFTDLNNGLSSTEELALHPENGHATYSRGGLSR, encoded by the exons ATGGTGAAACACCAACCCTTGCAGGTCTATGAGAAGCAGGTCTTTGTGTCCTTGGTCACCGGCATCTATGGTTGCCGTTGGAAACGCTACCAGCGTTCCCAAGAAGACAGCTCCAGG TGGGAGTGCACATGGTTCCTCCTCTTGTGCAGCTCATTCCTCCTGCTTCTCTTTTGGGCCTATTTCTGGTTGGTGGCTCAGAATGATTTCAACGAGTTCAACTG GTCTGTGTACAACCGCTCCGGGGAGTGGAAGGACGAGACCATCCCCCTGCTGGCCTCCACCACAGTGGGCTTCAGCTACATCACATTCTTGACG ATCTTAGCACTTTTCCATGTGTCGCTGGGCCAGCAGCTGAACCTCTACTGGGTTCACAAG ATCGGAGTGTTGGCCACGCTGGTCACCACCATCTCTGGAGTTGTCTCTGTGGACGACTTGTGGGGGGACGAGTGGGATATTCTGCTGGTGTCACTCCAG TCCACAGCACCTTTTCTCCACATTGGAGCTCTGGCAACAGTCACGGCCATCAGCTGGCTGGTAGCTGGGTATGTGGTCCGGAGGGAGAGATCAA GTTTTCAGATGATCATATTGCTCATCTACATCCTGCTCCTCGTGGCTCTGTACTTGGCCCCGCTCACTTTCACCTGCCCCTGCATCATGGACTGCCACACCCTCAAACCACGACCTGATGTCATCGGCCGAAGAGGAGCACCCATG CTGGCTCCTGAAAACACCATGGTGTCCTTTAACCGAGCGCTGCAGCACGGCGCCAGCTCCCTGGAGGCCGACGTGGCTCTCAG TGTGGAGGGGGTGCCCTTCCTCATGAGAGACAGCACCCTGAGACGGACCACCGATGTCAGCAAGGTCTTCCCGTCCAGACAGTATGAAGATGCCTCATTTTTCAACTGGACCGAGCTGCGCTCGCTGAACGCCGGCCAGTGGTTTCTGACG AGTGACCCCTACTGGACAGTGGAAACGCTGACAGCGAGGGATCGCAACAGGATCCGGAACCAGACCGTGTGCAGCCTGGTGGAGCTCCTGCGTCTGGCCGCCCGAGCCAACAGCTCGGTGCTGCTCAACATCCGCAAGCCTCCGCCGCAGCACCCCAGGTCCCGCAACTGGTTCATGGACACCATGTGGGCCGTGCAGAAGGCCGGTATTTCCCAGAAGAGGGTGAGGACT GTGACGTGGACCCCCGACACAGACAGGGGGAGGGTACGAGGCTTTCAGCAGGCCTCGCACGAGAAGCTGTCGATGGCTGAGATACGGCAGCGAGGAATAACAAGCCTGACTCTTCATTACAGCAAAGCCAGCCACAAAGAGATACA GGAATATCTGGCCAATAACATTAGCGTGAACGTCTACCCAGTGAACGAGCCCTGGCTCTACTCGCTGCTGTGGTGTAGCGGGGTGCCTTCCGTCTCCTCCGATGCCCCCCAAGTCCTCCGAAAGGTGCCTTACCCCATCTGGCTGATG AGTCAGAGTGCTTACAACTTCATCTGGATCACCTCGGATCTGGTCTCCCTCGCCATCATCTTCGTGATCTTCGGTTTTCAGAA GTGGAGGATGAGCGGCATGCAAAACTACAACCCAGAGCAGATCATGTTGAGCGCCGTAAACCACCGGGCCGGTCGGAACGTCAACGTCATGAAGGAGAAGCTCATTTTCACAG ATCTGAACAATGGGCTGAGCAGCACAGAAGAGCTGGCTTTGCATCCGGAAAACGGCCACGCCACTTATTCCCGTGGAGGTCTGAGTCGATGA
- the gdpd5a gene encoding glycerophosphodiester phosphodiesterase domain-containing protein 5 isoform X2, with the protein MVKHQPLQVYEKQVFVSLVTGIYGCRWKRYQRSQEDSSRWECTWFLLLCSSFLLLLFWAYFWLVAQNDFNEFNWSVYNRSGEWKDETIPLLASTTVGFSYITFLTILALFHVSLGQQLNLYWVHKIGVLATLVTTISGVVSVDDLWGDEWDILLVSLQSTAPFLHIGALATVTAISWLVAGYVVRRERSSFQMIILLIYILLLVALYLAPLTFTCPCIMDCHTLKPRPDVIGRRGAPMLAPENTMVSFNRALQHGASSLEADVALSVEGVPFLMRDSTLRRTTDVSKVFPSRQYEDASFFNWTELRSLNAGQWFLTSDPYWTVETLTARDRNRIRNQTVCSLVELLRLAARANSSVLLNIRKPPPQHPRSRNWFMDTMWAVQKAGISQKRVTWTPDTDRGRVRGFQQASHEKLSMAEIRQRGITSLTLHYSKASHKEIQEYLANNISVNVYPVNEPWLYSLLWCSGVPSVSSDAPQVLRKVPYPIWLMSQSAYNFIWITSDLVSLAIIFVIFGFQNYHMIRWRMSGMQNYNPEQIMLSAVNHRAGRNVNVMKEKLIFTDLNNGLSSTEELALHPENGHATYSRGGLSR; encoded by the exons ATGGTGAAACACCAACCCTTGCAGGTCTATGAGAAGCAGGTCTTTGTGTCCTTGGTCACCGGCATCTATGGTTGCCGTTGGAAACGCTACCAGCGTTCCCAAGAAGACAGCTCCAGG TGGGAGTGCACATGGTTCCTCCTCTTGTGCAGCTCATTCCTCCTGCTTCTCTTTTGGGCCTATTTCTGGTTGGTGGCTCAGAATGATTTCAACGAGTTCAACTG GTCTGTGTACAACCGCTCCGGGGAGTGGAAGGACGAGACCATCCCCCTGCTGGCCTCCACCACAGTGGGCTTCAGCTACATCACATTCTTGACG ATCTTAGCACTTTTCCATGTGTCGCTGGGCCAGCAGCTGAACCTCTACTGGGTTCACAAG ATCGGAGTGTTGGCCACGCTGGTCACCACCATCTCTGGAGTTGTCTCTGTGGACGACTTGTGGGGGGACGAGTGGGATATTCTGCTGGTGTCACTCCAG TCCACAGCACCTTTTCTCCACATTGGAGCTCTGGCAACAGTCACGGCCATCAGCTGGCTGGTAGCTGGGTATGTGGTCCGGAGGGAGAGATCAA GTTTTCAGATGATCATATTGCTCATCTACATCCTGCTCCTCGTGGCTCTGTACTTGGCCCCGCTCACTTTCACCTGCCCCTGCATCATGGACTGCCACACCCTCAAACCACGACCTGATGTCATCGGCCGAAGAGGAGCACCCATG CTGGCTCCTGAAAACACCATGGTGTCCTTTAACCGAGCGCTGCAGCACGGCGCCAGCTCCCTGGAGGCCGACGTGGCTCTCAG TGTGGAGGGGGTGCCCTTCCTCATGAGAGACAGCACCCTGAGACGGACCACCGATGTCAGCAAGGTCTTCCCGTCCAGACAGTATGAAGATGCCTCATTTTTCAACTGGACCGAGCTGCGCTCGCTGAACGCCGGCCAGTGGTTTCTGACG AGTGACCCCTACTGGACAGTGGAAACGCTGACAGCGAGGGATCGCAACAGGATCCGGAACCAGACCGTGTGCAGCCTGGTGGAGCTCCTGCGTCTGGCCGCCCGAGCCAACAGCTCGGTGCTGCTCAACATCCGCAAGCCTCCGCCGCAGCACCCCAGGTCCCGCAACTGGTTCATGGACACCATGTGGGCCGTGCAGAAGGCCGGTATTTCCCAGAAGAGG GTGACGTGGACCCCCGACACAGACAGGGGGAGGGTACGAGGCTTTCAGCAGGCCTCGCACGAGAAGCTGTCGATGGCTGAGATACGGCAGCGAGGAATAACAAGCCTGACTCTTCATTACAGCAAAGCCAGCCACAAAGAGATACA GGAATATCTGGCCAATAACATTAGCGTGAACGTCTACCCAGTGAACGAGCCCTGGCTCTACTCGCTGCTGTGGTGTAGCGGGGTGCCTTCCGTCTCCTCCGATGCCCCCCAAGTCCTCCGAAAGGTGCCTTACCCCATCTGGCTGATG AGTCAGAGTGCTTACAACTTCATCTGGATCACCTCGGATCTGGTCTCCCTCGCCATCATCTTCGTGATCTTCGGTTTTCAGAA CTATCATATGATCAG GTGGAGGATGAGCGGCATGCAAAACTACAACCCAGAGCAGATCATGTTGAGCGCCGTAAACCACCGGGCCGGTCGGAACGTCAACGTCATGAAGGAGAAGCTCATTTTCACAG ATCTGAACAATGGGCTGAGCAGCACAGAAGAGCTGGCTTTGCATCCGGAAAACGGCCACGCCACTTATTCCCGTGGAGGTCTGAGTCGATGA
- the gdpd5a gene encoding glycerophosphodiester phosphodiesterase domain-containing protein 5 isoform X4 produces the protein MVKHQPLQVYEKQVFVSLVTGIYGCRWKRYQRSQEDSSRWECTWFLLLCSSFLLLLFWAYFWLVAQNDFNEFNWSVYNRSGEWKDETIPLLASTTVGFSYITFLTILALFHVSLGQQLNLYWVHKIGVLATLVTTISGVVSVDDLWGDEWDILLVSLQSTAPFLHIGALATVTAISWLVAGYVVRRERSSFQMIILLIYILLLVALYLAPLTFTCPCIMDCHTLKPRPDVIGRRGAPMLAPENTMVSFNRALQHGASSLEADVALSVEGVPFLMRDSTLRRTTDVSKVFPSRQYEDASFFNWTELRSLNAGQWFLTSDPYWTVETLTARDRNRIRNQTVCSLVELLRLAARANSSVLLNIRKPPPQHPRSRNWFMDTMWAVQKAGISQKRVRTVTWTPDTDRGRVRGFQQASHEKLSMAEIRQRGITSLTLHYSKASHKEIQEYLANNISVNVYPVNEPWLYSLLWCSGVPSVSSDAPQVLRKVPYPIWLMSQSAYNFIWITSDLVSLAIIFVIFGFQK, from the exons ATGGTGAAACACCAACCCTTGCAGGTCTATGAGAAGCAGGTCTTTGTGTCCTTGGTCACCGGCATCTATGGTTGCCGTTGGAAACGCTACCAGCGTTCCCAAGAAGACAGCTCCAGG TGGGAGTGCACATGGTTCCTCCTCTTGTGCAGCTCATTCCTCCTGCTTCTCTTTTGGGCCTATTTCTGGTTGGTGGCTCAGAATGATTTCAACGAGTTCAACTG GTCTGTGTACAACCGCTCCGGGGAGTGGAAGGACGAGACCATCCCCCTGCTGGCCTCCACCACAGTGGGCTTCAGCTACATCACATTCTTGACG ATCTTAGCACTTTTCCATGTGTCGCTGGGCCAGCAGCTGAACCTCTACTGGGTTCACAAG ATCGGAGTGTTGGCCACGCTGGTCACCACCATCTCTGGAGTTGTCTCTGTGGACGACTTGTGGGGGGACGAGTGGGATATTCTGCTGGTGTCACTCCAG TCCACAGCACCTTTTCTCCACATTGGAGCTCTGGCAACAGTCACGGCCATCAGCTGGCTGGTAGCTGGGTATGTGGTCCGGAGGGAGAGATCAA GTTTTCAGATGATCATATTGCTCATCTACATCCTGCTCCTCGTGGCTCTGTACTTGGCCCCGCTCACTTTCACCTGCCCCTGCATCATGGACTGCCACACCCTCAAACCACGACCTGATGTCATCGGCCGAAGAGGAGCACCCATG CTGGCTCCTGAAAACACCATGGTGTCCTTTAACCGAGCGCTGCAGCACGGCGCCAGCTCCCTGGAGGCCGACGTGGCTCTCAG TGTGGAGGGGGTGCCCTTCCTCATGAGAGACAGCACCCTGAGACGGACCACCGATGTCAGCAAGGTCTTCCCGTCCAGACAGTATGAAGATGCCTCATTTTTCAACTGGACCGAGCTGCGCTCGCTGAACGCCGGCCAGTGGTTTCTGACG AGTGACCCCTACTGGACAGTGGAAACGCTGACAGCGAGGGATCGCAACAGGATCCGGAACCAGACCGTGTGCAGCCTGGTGGAGCTCCTGCGTCTGGCCGCCCGAGCCAACAGCTCGGTGCTGCTCAACATCCGCAAGCCTCCGCCGCAGCACCCCAGGTCCCGCAACTGGTTCATGGACACCATGTGGGCCGTGCAGAAGGCCGGTATTTCCCAGAAGAGGGTGAGGACT GTGACGTGGACCCCCGACACAGACAGGGGGAGGGTACGAGGCTTTCAGCAGGCCTCGCACGAGAAGCTGTCGATGGCTGAGATACGGCAGCGAGGAATAACAAGCCTGACTCTTCATTACAGCAAAGCCAGCCACAAAGAGATACA GGAATATCTGGCCAATAACATTAGCGTGAACGTCTACCCAGTGAACGAGCCCTGGCTCTACTCGCTGCTGTGGTGTAGCGGGGTGCCTTCCGTCTCCTCCGATGCCCCCCAAGTCCTCCGAAAGGTGCCTTACCCCATCTGGCTGATG AGTCAGAGTGCTTACAACTTCATCTGGATCACCTCGGATCTGGTCTCCCTCGCCATCATCTTCGTGATCTTCGGTTTTCAGAAGTAA